From Solidesulfovibrio carbinoliphilus subsp. oakridgensis, the proteins below share one genomic window:
- a CDS encoding polysaccharide biosynthesis/export family protein: MLKTMLLLVLAVFLPFAAQAKEYTVAPGDKIHIGVADEPDYSADVMVRPDGKVTVPNSGEVQAVGLTTDQLKEAITARLKEYIRNPTVTVTVLGGNSKVFVMGGGVKPTVIDATQHATLLNVLTSLGDISGADLRNATVVRDGKEIKKDFHDLIVGSDTSQDIPLLGGDTILLPPTASNRGIYVVGAVNSPRLVVYREGMTLLEAVLEAGGFSKFASPNDTRIVRQLDGQEQVIKVKAKKLIRDGDLKQNVVLQGGDLIIVEESFF, translated from the coding sequence ATGCTCAAAACCATGCTGCTGCTCGTGTTGGCTGTCTTTTTGCCTTTTGCGGCCCAGGCCAAGGAATACACCGTGGCGCCGGGCGACAAGATCCATATCGGCGTGGCCGACGAACCCGACTACTCGGCCGATGTCATGGTCCGCCCCGACGGCAAGGTCACCGTCCCCAACAGCGGGGAGGTGCAGGCCGTGGGGCTGACCACGGACCAGCTCAAGGAGGCGATCACCGCCCGGCTCAAGGAGTACATCCGCAATCCCACGGTCACGGTCACGGTGCTCGGCGGCAACAGCAAGGTGTTCGTCATGGGCGGGGGCGTCAAGCCGACCGTGATCGACGCGACGCAGCACGCGACCCTGCTCAACGTGCTGACGAGCCTTGGCGACATCAGCGGTGCCGACCTCAGGAACGCCACCGTCGTGCGCGACGGCAAGGAAATCAAGAAGGACTTCCACGACCTGATCGTCGGCAGCGACACGTCCCAGGACATCCCCCTTCTCGGCGGCGACACCATCCTCCTGCCGCCAACCGCCTCCAACCGCGGCATCTACGTGGTCGGCGCGGTCAACAGCCCGCGCCTGGTCGTCTACCGCGAGGGCATGACGCTCCTTGAGGCCGTGCTCGAGGCCGGCGGCTTCTCCAAGTTCGCAAGCCCCAACGACACCCGGATCGTCCGCCAGCTCGACGGCCAGGAGCAGGTCATCAAGGTCAAGGCCAAAAAGCTGATCCGCGACGGCGATCTGAAGCAGAACGTGGTCCTGCAGGGCGGCGACCTCATTATCGTGGAAGAAAGCTTCTTCTAG
- a CDS encoding class I SAM-dependent methyltransferase, translated as MSNYDPANAKAYNDAIVIRYYTRLSGLTPQERAVLEPLVPEIRDKPLLDLGIGAGRTVPELTAISRDYVGVDYSQGMVDFCRAKYPDIDIRLGDARDMACFETGRFRFVLFSFNGIDTVNHADRLRILKEIHRVLEPGGSFVFSSHSRTPYEARARAEKARPIGEKLRSARDSLIRILASPRPSNPEVRKLANRLRNNPREERTGEYAIVNDPGHDYSLLTYYIHPDRQRRQLLEAGFRDLGPAIDGQGRPVTDCAETPWLYYRARK; from the coding sequence ATGAGCAACTACGATCCGGCCAACGCCAAGGCGTACAACGATGCCATCGTCATCCGGTACTACACCAGGCTGTCCGGCCTGACGCCGCAGGAGCGGGCGGTCCTTGAACCCCTTGTGCCCGAGATCCGCGACAAGCCCCTCCTCGACCTCGGCATCGGCGCGGGCAGGACGGTGCCGGAGCTCACCGCGATAAGCCGCGACTACGTGGGGGTCGATTACTCCCAGGGCATGGTGGACTTTTGCCGGGCCAAGTATCCGGACATCGACATCCGGCTGGGCGACGCCAGGGACATGGCCTGTTTCGAAACCGGCCGGTTTCGGTTCGTGCTCTTTTCCTTCAACGGCATCGACACGGTCAATCACGCCGACAGGCTGCGCATCCTCAAGGAAATCCACCGGGTGCTCGAACCGGGCGGCTCCTTCGTCTTCTCGAGCCACAGCCGGACCCCCTACGAGGCCCGGGCGCGAGCGGAAAAAGCCAGGCCCATCGGAGAAAAACTGCGGTCCGCCCGGGACAGCCTGATACGGATCCTGGCTTCGCCGCGACCCTCCAATCCCGAAGTCCGCAAGCTCGCCAACCGCCTGCGAAACAACCCCCGGGAAGAACGGACCGGGGAGTACGCCATTGTCAACGATCCCGGCCACGACTACTCGCTGCTGACCTACTACATCCACCCCGACCGGCAGCGGCGGCAACTGCTCGAAGCGGGATTCCGCGACCTCGGGCCGGCCATCGACGGACAGGGCCGTCCCGTCACGGACTGCGCCGAAACGCCCTGGCTCTACTACCGGGCACGAAAATAG
- a CDS encoding tetratricopeptide repeat protein produces the protein MQPVTREKGKTMPRLSTGMMVVTMALLLALASCREQSRTDSMAEAAKLVAEGNAKGAVVIYKSLLERDSEDKEARVELAKAYFVLGKPDQSAREAEQLAALADPPAGIHLLLGKALVAQAKTEEALQELSAHLAIDPDSAEAWEYVGHAHARTKDLDEAAEAYAHSLALDRKRVGVWIELVATRVLQNQIPEAQAQVEALLAANPDNQGGLHLLAQIQTMNNDMDAALATYRTLNAKYPTDIKSRYNEAFILLVTQGASEQVAQTAKSLAADYPNLPEGYKLLGLMDLTRGTTAQAVTNFERALRLRPESETHFFLAQAYERNGNLELAISELRQVLDASPRHLKARQMLANMNLKMDRTDEAIDELQRVLTYHPDSYEDKLLLGDLYLSRKDFAKSLAFYEAIPDGVEQSATAHLKKGLIFGDTGKPEQAEAELRQTIGQSPEFLEARIALVALYKQQQRLDEAASVLEAPGLSQPDVAQAHTIRAAIFLQQGRTDEAVALLEKAKTLNPKLATPYYTLAKFYSQRMEPEKAMDQYRQLLIQQPQSPSAHTALAAALEARGNFDEAQQHLEQAAASKQADAYLRLAGFLARRNKIDLAEQTLGQCLKENSKSIPALVTLSRLQLAAGDETKSLATLRDVAAIDQKAAIAERLRRETAAKRWDQAEAEATKFIELAPAAAGGYITLASVKLQREDVPGAERLLRQALEVEPASIGARLDLGALLMRAGQVEEANRYFAEAIAKSPKPAEAYAARGMAWQAAGQTDAAVRDYEAAIGLQRNLPVVLNNLSMIYAEKPALAGKGLEYAMAANALVENNPFILDTLGYALLKNGRRNDAAAVLKRAAALAPQSKDIAKHLEMASSDSK, from the coding sequence ATGCAGCCTGTGACCAGGGAAAAGGGCAAGACAATGCCTCGGCTTTCCACGGGAATGATGGTCGTGACGATGGCGCTTCTCCTGGCCCTGGCCTCCTGCCGGGAGCAGTCGCGGACCGACTCCATGGCCGAAGCGGCCAAGCTTGTCGCCGAAGGCAACGCCAAGGGCGCGGTGGTCATCTATAAAAGCCTTCTGGAACGCGACTCCGAGGACAAGGAAGCCCGCGTCGAGTTGGCCAAGGCCTATTTCGTGCTCGGCAAACCCGACCAGTCCGCCCGGGAAGCCGAGCAGCTGGCCGCGCTGGCCGATCCGCCGGCCGGGATCCACCTCCTGCTCGGCAAGGCGCTGGTGGCCCAGGCCAAGACCGAGGAGGCCTTGCAGGAGCTTTCGGCCCACCTGGCGATCGATCCGGATTCGGCCGAGGCCTGGGAATATGTGGGCCACGCCCATGCCCGGACCAAGGATCTGGACGAGGCGGCCGAGGCCTACGCCCACTCCCTGGCCCTCGACCGGAAGCGGGTCGGCGTCTGGATCGAGCTTGTGGCCACGCGGGTCCTGCAGAACCAGATTCCCGAGGCCCAGGCCCAGGTCGAGGCCCTCCTGGCCGCCAATCCCGACAACCAGGGCGGACTGCATCTCCTGGCCCAGATCCAGACCATGAACAATGACATGGATGCGGCCCTGGCCACCTACAGGACCCTGAACGCCAAATACCCCACGGACATCAAGTCCCGCTACAACGAGGCCTTCATCCTCCTGGTCACCCAGGGAGCGTCCGAGCAAGTCGCCCAGACCGCCAAAAGCCTGGCCGCCGACTATCCCAACCTGCCCGAAGGCTACAAACTGCTCGGCCTCATGGACCTGACCCGGGGAACGACGGCCCAGGCCGTCACCAACTTCGAGCGGGCCCTGCGCCTGCGGCCGGAATCGGAAACCCACTTCTTCCTGGCCCAGGCCTATGAGCGCAACGGCAACCTGGAATTGGCCATAAGCGAACTGCGCCAAGTGCTCGACGCCAGTCCCCGCCACCTCAAGGCCCGGCAGATGCTGGCCAACATGAACCTGAAGATGGATCGGACCGACGAGGCCATCGACGAGCTCCAGCGGGTCCTCACCTACCATCCGGACAGTTACGAGGACAAACTCCTGCTCGGCGACCTGTACCTGTCCCGCAAGGATTTCGCCAAGAGCCTCGCCTTTTACGAAGCCATCCCCGACGGGGTGGAGCAGTCCGCGACCGCGCACCTCAAAAAGGGGCTCATCTTCGGCGACACGGGCAAACCGGAGCAGGCCGAGGCGGAACTGCGCCAAACGATCGGCCAGTCGCCGGAATTTCTGGAGGCGCGGATAGCGCTGGTCGCCCTGTACAAGCAGCAGCAGCGCCTGGACGAGGCGGCGTCGGTCCTGGAGGCGCCGGGGCTCAGCCAGCCGGACGTCGCCCAGGCCCATACCATCCGGGCCGCCATCTTCCTGCAGCAGGGCCGGACCGACGAGGCCGTGGCCCTGCTCGAGAAGGCCAAGACGCTCAATCCCAAGCTGGCCACGCCCTATTACACCCTGGCCAAGTTCTATTCCCAGCGGATGGAGCCGGAAAAGGCCATGGACCAGTACCGGCAGCTGCTTATCCAGCAGCCCCAGTCCCCGTCCGCCCACACGGCCCTGGCCGCGGCGCTCGAAGCCAGGGGAAATTTCGACGAAGCGCAGCAGCACCTGGAGCAGGCCGCCGCCTCCAAGCAGGCCGACGCCTACCTTCGCCTGGCCGGATTCCTGGCCCGCCGCAACAAGATCGACCTGGCCGAGCAGACCCTTGGCCAGTGCCTGAAGGAGAACAGCAAATCCATCCCTGCCCTGGTCACCCTGTCCAGGCTGCAGCTGGCCGCCGGGGACGAGACGAAAAGCCTGGCCACCCTCCGGGATGTCGCGGCCATCGACCAGAAGGCGGCCATCGCCGAGAGGCTGCGCCGGGAAACGGCCGCCAAACGCTGGGACCAGGCCGAGGCGGAGGCCACCAAATTCATCGAGCTCGCTCCCGCAGCGGCCGGCGGCTACATCACCCTGGCCTCGGTCAAGCTGCAGCGGGAGGATGTGCCCGGGGCGGAACGCCTGCTGCGCCAGGCCCTGGAAGTGGAGCCGGCAAGCATCGGGGCCCGGCTGGACCTGGGGGCCCTCCTCATGCGCGCCGGCCAGGTCGAGGAAGCGAACCGCTATTTCGCCGAGGCCATCGCCAAATCCCCGAAGCCGGCCGAGGCCTACGCCGCCCGGGGAATGGCCTGGCAGGCCGCCGGCCAGACCGACGCCGCGGTCAGGGACTACGAGGCGGCGATTGGCCTGCAGAGAAATCTGCCCGTGGTGCTCAACAACCTCTCCATGATCTATGCCGAAAAGCCGGCCCTGGCCGGCAAGGGCCTGGAGTACGCCATGGCCGCCAATGCCCTGGTGGAAAACAATCCCTTCATCCTTGATACGCTCGGGTACGCCTTGCTGAAAAACGGGCGCCGCAACGACGCCGCCGCCGTGCTCAAACGGGCCGCCGCTCTGGCGCCGCAAAGCAAGGACATCGCCAAGCACCTTGAGATGGCCAGTTCCGACTCGAAGTAG
- a CDS encoding TIGR03013 family XrtA/PEP-CTERM system glycosyltransferase: MKTPEYESFSRWFGSYLLFAALATSGGVMAESFIQKGFEGALHYDRMGSYVTTIALPYILVNLLYSLTQFRMNLTNILLKVSVSCGLSLTLVALTSDVKPLFREDLDVVLYSLGAFTCIMLARDIVRNIPLALPGLVNRVLVVGNDGFMKEMENLIGGSNRHFQVAGTYPFPGPRPEPAASQVEDIFATAKALRADKVVISLAERRGVFPLQDMLNCKLSGIEVLDAPGIYERITGKLLLENINPSWFIFCSGFKITFVLRAVKRLVDIVCSVLGLLLSLPFAPFVLLAIRLDSPGPVFFRQERVGQGDKPFVLYKLRTMRQDAEQGTGAVWASQSDPRVTRLGQFLRKSRIDEIPQLINVLRGEMSLVGPRPERPEFVQKLKEIIPYYSERHFVKPGVTGWAQVRYPYGASVEDALEKLRYDLYYIKNISMFLDLSIILRTVAVVLLRKGAR, translated from the coding sequence ATGAAAACGCCGGAGTACGAATCCTTTTCCAGATGGTTCGGGTCCTATCTGCTGTTCGCCGCCCTGGCGACCTCCGGCGGCGTGATGGCGGAGTCCTTCATCCAGAAAGGATTCGAGGGGGCCCTGCATTATGACAGGATGGGGAGCTATGTCACCACCATCGCCCTGCCCTATATCCTGGTCAATCTTCTCTACTCGCTGACCCAGTTCAGAATGAATCTGACCAACATCCTGCTCAAGGTGTCGGTCTCCTGCGGCCTGTCCCTGACGCTTGTGGCCCTGACAAGCGACGTCAAGCCGCTCTTCCGGGAGGACCTGGACGTGGTCCTGTATTCCCTCGGCGCCTTCACCTGCATCATGCTGGCCCGGGATATCGTCAGGAACATCCCGCTGGCCCTGCCGGGCCTGGTCAACCGGGTGCTGGTGGTCGGCAACGACGGGTTCATGAAGGAGATGGAAAACCTGATCGGCGGGTCCAACCGGCATTTCCAGGTGGCCGGGACGTATCCGTTCCCCGGTCCCCGGCCGGAACCGGCGGCCAGCCAGGTCGAGGACATCTTCGCCACGGCCAAGGCGTTGCGGGCCGACAAGGTCGTCATTTCCCTGGCCGAGCGGCGGGGGGTGTTTCCCCTCCAGGACATGCTCAACTGCAAGCTTTCCGGCATCGAGGTCCTGGACGCGCCGGGCATCTACGAGCGGATCACGGGCAAGCTGCTGCTTGAAAACATCAACCCGAGCTGGTTCATCTTCTGCAGCGGCTTTAAGATCACCTTCGTCCTGCGGGCCGTCAAACGGCTGGTGGACATCGTCTGTTCCGTCCTCGGGCTGCTTCTCAGCCTGCCCTTTGCGCCCTTCGTGCTCCTGGCCATCCGGCTGGATTCCCCGGGTCCGGTCTTTTTCCGGCAGGAGCGGGTGGGCCAGGGGGACAAGCCCTTTGTGCTCTACAAGCTGCGCACCATGCGCCAGGACGCGGAGCAGGGAACCGGCGCGGTCTGGGCCTCCCAGTCCGACCCCCGGGTGACGCGGCTGGGGCAGTTTTTGCGAAAGAGCCGGATCGACGAGATCCCCCAGCTCATAAACGTGCTTCGGGGCGAGATGAGCCTGGTCGGGCCCCGGCCGGAACGTCCCGAGTTCGTGCAAAAGCTCAAGGAGATCATCCCGTATTATTCGGAGCGCCACTTCGTGAAGCCCGGGGTCACCGGCTGGGCCCAGGTCCGCTACCCCTACGGCGCGTCGGTGGAGGACGCTCTCGAAAAGCTTCGCTACGACCTCTATTACATCAAGAACATCTCCATGTTCCTTGATCTTAGCATCATTTTGCGGACCGTCGCCGTGGTGCTTCTGCGAAAGGGCGCGCGATGA